The following coding sequences are from one Strigops habroptila isolate Jane chromosome 18, bStrHab1.2.pri, whole genome shotgun sequence window:
- the DYRK3 gene encoding dual specificity tyrosine-phosphorylation-regulated kinase 3, with translation MLLGRKPEAPLGAARFGDGLYDSYMRIDQIRYQEATNEEHSPSGLPSLGRANVSSNKLAMKDHSLTGSQVKVEQLFEDSGNRRSSTLQTTGITSSERSLPSLTKDKSIESISTSKGGGSSSKAHKAISQAPEQAVKQYKHQLSAYEQQEIFNFSEIYFVGPAAKKRQGVIGGPNNGGYDDEQGSYIHVPHDHLAYRYEVLKIIGKGSFGQVAKVYDHKLHQHLALKMVRNEKRFHRQAAEEIRILEHLKKQDKTGSMNVIHMLESFTFRNHICMTFELLSMNLYELIKRNKFQGFSIQLVRKFAHSILQCLDALYRNKIIHCDLKPENILLKQQGRSGIKVIDFGSSCFEHQRVYTYIQSRFYRAPEVILGSRYGMPIDMWSFGCILVELLTGYPLFPGEDEGDQLACMMELLGMPPQKLLDQSKRAKNFINSKGHPRYCTVTTHADGRVTLNGSRSRRGKIRGAPGNKDWVTALKGCDDPLFIEFLKECLSWDPSTRMTPGQALRHPWICKRTPKPPSTDKPSTKRISSYTSSFTGIGSKLPPVVGVANKLRANLTTDSSGGIPLCTVLPKLVS, from the exons ATGCTGCTGGGCAGGAAGCCGGAGGCGCCCCTCGGTGCAg CCAGGTTTGGAGATGGATTGTATGACTCCTACATGAGGATAGATCAAATTAGGTACCAAGAGGCTACAAATGAAGAACACAGCCCCTCAGGACTTCCTTCCCTGGGAAGAGCTAAT GTTTCTAGCAACAAACTTGCGATGAAGGATCACTCTCTGACTGGAAGTCAGGTCAAAGTGGAGCAATTATTTGAGGACTCTGGGAACAGAAGGAGTAGCACTCTTCAGACTACGGGAATTACTAGTTCGGAAAGATCGCTTCCTTCGCTGACAAAAGATAAAAGTATAGAGAGCATAAGCACTTCTAAAGGTGGTGGTAGCTCCTCAAAAGCACATAAAGCCATTTCCCAGGCTCCAGAGCAAGCTGTCAAACAGTACAAACATCAGTTATCTGCTTACGAACAGCAagagatatttaatttttctgagaTATACTTTGTGGGTCCAGCTGCAAAAAAGAGGCAAGGAGTGATCGGTGGCCCCAACAACGGAGGCTACGACGATGAACAAGGCAGCTACATTCATGTGCCCCACGACCATCTTGCTTACAGGTATGAAGTCCTCAAAATCATTGGCAAAGGCAGTTTTGGACAAGTTGCTAAAGTCTACGACCACAAACTCCACCAACACTTAGCCTTAAAGATGGTGCGCAATGAAAAGAGATTCCATCgccaagcagcagaagaaatccGGATTCTGGAGCATCTGAAGAAGCAGGATAAAACGGGCAGTATGAATGTTATCCACATGCTGGAAAGCTTCACCTTTCGGAACCACATCTGTATGACGTTTGAACTCTTGAGTATGAACCTGTATGAGCTGATTAAAAGGAATAAGTTTCAGGGCTTCAGTATCCAACTGGTACGCAAGTTTGCTCACTCTATCCTGCAGTGTTTGGATGCCCTTTATAGGAACAAAATCATACACTGTGACTTGAAGCCAGAAAACATCCTCCTAAAACAGCAAGGGAGGAGTGGAATCAAGGTTATAGATTTTGGGTCCAGCTGTTTTGAGCACCAAAGAGTCTACACATACATTCAGTCTCGATTTTATCGGGCACCAGAGGTAATTTTGGGAAGTCGCTATGGGATGCCCATAGATATGTGGAGTTTTGGCTGTATTCTGGTGGAGCTACTGACTGGATACCCTCTCTTTCCTGGAGAGGATGAGGGAGACCAACTGGCTTGCATGATGGAACTTCTTGGAATGCCACCTCAGAAGCTTTTGGATCAATCCAAGCGAGCCAAGAACTTCATCAACTCAAAGGGTCATCCTCGCTACTGCACTGTGACTACACATGCAGATGGAAGAGTGACCCTTAACGGGAGTCGATCGCGCCGGGGTAAAATCCGAGGTGCTCCAGGGAACAAAGACTGGGTGACAGCACTGAAAGGTTGCGATGATCCCTTGTTTATAGAGTTCTTGAAGGAATGTCTCAGCTGGGATCCTTCCACACGCATGACACCGGGTCAAGCTTTGAGGCACCCTTGGATTTGTAAACGAACGCCCAAACCACCCAGCACTGACAAACCCTCCACTAAGAGGATTTCTAGCTACACAAGTTCTTTCACAGGAATAGGTTCCAAGTTGCCTCCTGTGGTTGGAGTAGCCAACAAGCTGAGGGCTAACTTGACCACTGACTCCAGTGGAGGCATACCTCTATGTACTGTGCTACCCAAACTGGTCAGCTAA
- the EIF2D gene encoding eukaryotic translation initiation factor 2D isoform X2 codes for MFSRAFRVRSNTAIKGSDRRKLRTDVAAAFPNLSAEQLTEFIPNKEELNVIKIYCHKGEAVTVYMNNKNPILFEIEKALYPTVYTLWVYPDLLPAFSTWPPVLQKLAGGADLMLPGVVVPPSGFPQVERGTLCAVTLLGNRAPVAVGVATMSTAEMLAAGMKGKGFAVLHTYMDHLWEYGDKSYPPTLAPLVTDSAEKESAEDEEMEGKEPAISLCTDPLQHMNVGDLSLQEQDSCAILVGKEELDENRAAETAEDASTEGLQEAEDSRTPQEQMDALFNQCFFHALKCKVKKSDLPLLTSTFLRSHMFSCCPAGQQLDIKKSSYKKFSKFLQYMQHQKILQVKELNKGVESIVEVDWKHPDVKAFAVPEGFSSASAAHDSKSEDREQVYHAPEIIPLYGVSTKMIPLFQESGHRKGSILSSSEVRNIIINYVKANELVDETNKNFVKVNAILCDCLLDKSEQDEISHLKWDDLLSRCLERLQPLHQVTFFGQEPVVRKGNIEPIDITIAQRSSNKKVTIIKNLELYGLDPQCVANILQQKVQASATITPIPGTKDRVQVQIQGNQIHHLAKMLLVNSWLCCRRIPSTSEIRSGP; via the exons ATGTTCTCCAGGGCGTTCCGGGTGAGATCCAACACCGCCATCAAGGGGTCCGATCG GAGAAAACTACGAACTGATgttgcagcagcttttcctaACCTTAGTGCTGAACAATTGACTGAGTTTATTCCAAACAAGGAAGAGCTTAATGTCATCAAAATATACTGTCACAAAGGGGAGGCCGTCACTGTTTACATGAATAACAAGAACCCAATACTGTTTGAAATCGAGAAAGCTCTGTATCCAACAG TGTACACTCTGTGGGTCTACCCAGATCTTCTCCCTGCTTTCTCGACATGGCCCCCTGTGCTACAGAAACTAGCAGGAGGAGCAG ATCTGATGCTGCCAGGAGTGGTAGTGCCACCTTCTGGCTTTCCTCAGGTAGAGCGGGGCACGCTCTGTGCTGTCACTCTTTTGGGAAACAG AGCTCCAGTAGCAGTTGGGGTTGCCACTATGTCCACTGCAGAGATGCTGGCTGCTGGAATGAAAGGGAagggctttgctgtgctgcataCTTACATGGATCACCTCTG GGAATATGGTGACAAATCTTATCCTCCTACCTTAGCTCCCTTGGTAACAGATTCTGCTGAAAAGGAGAGTGCTGAAGATGAAGAGATGGAGGGGAAAGAGCCTGCCATCAGCCTATGCACTGATCCACTGCAGCACATGAATGTTGGTGATTTGAGCCTGCAGGAGCAAGACAGTTGTGCAATACTGGTGGGAAAGGAGGAGCTCGATGagaacagagctgcagaaacagctgaagatGCCAGCACAGAGGGTCTGCAGGAAGCTGAAGACAGTAGGACTCCACAAG agcaAATGGATGCATTATTTAATCAGTGCTTTTTCCATGCcttaaaatgcaaagtaaagAAGTCAGATCTTCCTCTGCTCACCAGCACGTTTCTACGCAGCCATATGTTCTCATGCTG CCCGGCTGGACAACAATTGGACATAAAGAAATCAAGCTATAAGAAG TTCTCTAAATTCCTGCAATATATGCAGCACCAGAAGATCTTACAAGTGAAGGAGCTGAACAAAGGTGTCGAGAGCATCGTGGAAGTGGACTGGAAACACCCAGA TGTTAAAGCATTTGCAGTACCTGAAGGGTTTtcttcagcctctgctgcaCATGACAGCAAGAGTGAAGACAGAGAACAAGTGTACCATGCTCCTGAAATCATTCCACTTTATGGGGTATCAACAAAAATGATCCCACTCTTTCAGGAATCTGGACACAG aAAAGGCAGCATCCTCTCAAGCAGTGAGGTGAGAAACATCATTATTAACTATGTGAAGGCTAATGAGTTGGTggatgaaacaaacaaaaa CTTTGTAAAGGTGAATGCCATTCTGTGTGACTGCCTGTTAGATAAATCGGAACAAGATGAAATCTCACACCTTAAATGGGATGACCTCTTGAGCAG GTGCCTTGAACGACTGCAGCCCTTGCACCAGGTGACATTTTTTGGACAAGAACCTGTTGTGAGGAAAGGAAACATTGAGCCCATCGACATAACCATAGCACAGAGATCATCAAACAAGAAG GTGACAATTATCAAGAACCTTGAGCTGTATGGACTAGACCCACAGTGTGTGGCCAACATTCTGCAACAGAAAGTACAAGCCAGTGCCACCATCACCCCAATACCAGGAACAAAAGACAGAGTTCAGGTCCAGATCCAAGGCAACCAAATCCATCATCTGGCCAAGATGCTGCTAG TGAACTCTTGGTTGTGTTGCAGAAGAATACCATCTACCTCGGAAATACGTTCAGGGCCTTGA
- the EIF2D gene encoding eukaryotic translation initiation factor 2D isoform X1 has protein sequence MFSRAFRVRSNTAIKGSDRRKLRTDVAAAFPNLSAEQLTEFIPNKEELNVIKIYCHKGEAVTVYMNNKNPILFEIEKALYPTVYTLWVYPDLLPAFSTWPPVLQKLAGGADLMLPGVVVPPSGFPQVERGTLCAVTLLGNRAPVAVGVATMSTAEMLAAGMKGKGFAVLHTYMDHLWEYGDKSYPPTLAPLVTDSAEKESAEDEEMEGKEPAISLCTDPLQHMNVGDLSLQEQDSCAILVGKEELDENRAAETAEDASTEGLQEAEDSRTPQEQMDALFNQCFFHALKCKVKKSDLPLLTSTFLRSHMFSCCPAGQQLDIKKSSYKKFSKFLQYMQHQKILQVKELNKGVESIVEVDWKHPDVKAFAVPEGFSSASAAHDSKSEDREQVYHAPEIIPLYGVSTKMIPLFQESGHRKGSILSSSEVRNIIINYVKANELVDETNKNFVKVNAILCDCLLDKSEQDEISHLKWDDLLSRCLERLQPLHQVTFFGQEPVVRKGNIEPIDITIAQRSSNKKVTIIKNLELYGLDPQCVANILQQKVQASATITPIPGTKDRVQVQIQGNQIHHLAKMLLEEYHLPRKYVQGLEKAPKLGRKK, from the exons ATGTTCTCCAGGGCGTTCCGGGTGAGATCCAACACCGCCATCAAGGGGTCCGATCG GAGAAAACTACGAACTGATgttgcagcagcttttcctaACCTTAGTGCTGAACAATTGACTGAGTTTATTCCAAACAAGGAAGAGCTTAATGTCATCAAAATATACTGTCACAAAGGGGAGGCCGTCACTGTTTACATGAATAACAAGAACCCAATACTGTTTGAAATCGAGAAAGCTCTGTATCCAACAG TGTACACTCTGTGGGTCTACCCAGATCTTCTCCCTGCTTTCTCGACATGGCCCCCTGTGCTACAGAAACTAGCAGGAGGAGCAG ATCTGATGCTGCCAGGAGTGGTAGTGCCACCTTCTGGCTTTCCTCAGGTAGAGCGGGGCACGCTCTGTGCTGTCACTCTTTTGGGAAACAG AGCTCCAGTAGCAGTTGGGGTTGCCACTATGTCCACTGCAGAGATGCTGGCTGCTGGAATGAAAGGGAagggctttgctgtgctgcataCTTACATGGATCACCTCTG GGAATATGGTGACAAATCTTATCCTCCTACCTTAGCTCCCTTGGTAACAGATTCTGCTGAAAAGGAGAGTGCTGAAGATGAAGAGATGGAGGGGAAAGAGCCTGCCATCAGCCTATGCACTGATCCACTGCAGCACATGAATGTTGGTGATTTGAGCCTGCAGGAGCAAGACAGTTGTGCAATACTGGTGGGAAAGGAGGAGCTCGATGagaacagagctgcagaaacagctgaagatGCCAGCACAGAGGGTCTGCAGGAAGCTGAAGACAGTAGGACTCCACAAG agcaAATGGATGCATTATTTAATCAGTGCTTTTTCCATGCcttaaaatgcaaagtaaagAAGTCAGATCTTCCTCTGCTCACCAGCACGTTTCTACGCAGCCATATGTTCTCATGCTG CCCGGCTGGACAACAATTGGACATAAAGAAATCAAGCTATAAGAAG TTCTCTAAATTCCTGCAATATATGCAGCACCAGAAGATCTTACAAGTGAAGGAGCTGAACAAAGGTGTCGAGAGCATCGTGGAAGTGGACTGGAAACACCCAGA TGTTAAAGCATTTGCAGTACCTGAAGGGTTTtcttcagcctctgctgcaCATGACAGCAAGAGTGAAGACAGAGAACAAGTGTACCATGCTCCTGAAATCATTCCACTTTATGGGGTATCAACAAAAATGATCCCACTCTTTCAGGAATCTGGACACAG aAAAGGCAGCATCCTCTCAAGCAGTGAGGTGAGAAACATCATTATTAACTATGTGAAGGCTAATGAGTTGGTggatgaaacaaacaaaaa CTTTGTAAAGGTGAATGCCATTCTGTGTGACTGCCTGTTAGATAAATCGGAACAAGATGAAATCTCACACCTTAAATGGGATGACCTCTTGAGCAG GTGCCTTGAACGACTGCAGCCCTTGCACCAGGTGACATTTTTTGGACAAGAACCTGTTGTGAGGAAAGGAAACATTGAGCCCATCGACATAACCATAGCACAGAGATCATCAAACAAGAAG GTGACAATTATCAAGAACCTTGAGCTGTATGGACTAGACCCACAGTGTGTGGCCAACATTCTGCAACAGAAAGTACAAGCCAGTGCCACCATCACCCCAATACCAGGAACAAAAGACAGAGTTCAGGTCCAGATCCAAGGCAACCAAATCCATCATCTGGCCAAGATGCTGCTAG AAGAATACCATCTACCTCGGAAATACGTTCAGGGCCTTGAGAAGGCTCCAAAGCTTGGCCGGAAGAAGTGA